The nucleotide sequence aggagctgcagaaggatttggggagggggtcagggctgtgggatgggaaCCTCGGGGTCCCAGGGAGCCGGGGAGGTGCTGCCCACCAGGTCCAGGCTCTGTAATTTGAAGCCGTAGACTGCACCGCGTTTGCTGCTGTTCATGTAGTTGCCCAGTGCCAAAATGATCTGCAGGGCCACAGCAATGGGATTGGAGGTCAGGAGGGAGCAAGACCCCACAGGATCCCCCTCACCCAGCCACAGTGAGGCTGGAGTGAAAGACCCCCTACCCAGCCGGTCCTCACATCCCCACCTCCAGCATGTGCTTCAACTTCTGGGACGACTTGACAGAGGCCGAGGCTGCGATGATGGCAttgagctgctgcagggggGCAGGACAGGGGGACTCAGCCATGGTTCACGCTGCAAGGAACCCCCTGGCAGGTCCAGtatccccctccccagctccgtACCGGTGTCAACATCTGGATGTTCTCAGCGAAGTTGCCGAGGAAGGCCATGATGGCCATGCGCTGCGGCAGCCGCTCCACCTTGCTGAACTGCAGCATGAACCTGTCCTCGTCCGCCAGCTCCTCCAGCGGCTTCCGCTCACGCTCGTACTGACGCAGTGCCTTCGCCTCCGCCTCGGTGGGCAGGAACCGCATCAGGCACTCCACAAAATCCACCGGCAGCGTCGCCAGGTCAAACCTGCCCCACATCGCAAAGttggggagcagctcccagcagtgcccagtctGGGAACCCtggatcccagcctggctccctgcAACCTGCTTGGCCACCCTGAATCACAGCCAGAGGCCCTGCATGCTGCCTGAACCTCTGTACCTGGCCTGCACCTCCTGAACCCCAATCAGACCATGTGGCCCCCAGCCAAGTCCTCTGCATGCCAACAAGCTCTTCTGCATCTTGCCTGGTTCTGCTGTTGATCCCCTTCCCCCTAGCCAGaccctctgcagcccagcaaGCCCCTCTGCATTCTAGACAGTCTCTCTGCACCCCAAATAACTCCCAGTGCACCTCTGCCAAGGCCCCCAGTACTCTGCCTAGAACCTCAAAGAGCCACCCTGACCCCCAGCCAAACCATCTGCACCCCAGCCAGCCCCCTCTTGAACCCTGCCTGTCCTTCCTGCAACCCAACCAGGCCTGCTGCACTCTGTCTGCACCCTCTGGACCCCAACAAGTTCCCCTGCACCCCAACCAGTGCCCCTGTACCCTGCCTGAGCCCGCTGAACCTCAACCAGACCACCTGCCCCCCAGCCAAACCCTCCACAATCCAGCCTGGTCCCTCTGCATCCCAGCTGGCTCCCTTGTGTCCTTACTGTTCCCCCTGTACCCCAGCCAAGGCCCTGTACCCTGCCTGAGACCCTCGCACCCCATCCAGACCCCCCCTGCACTCTGAGCCCCTAGAACCTCAGCCAGACCACCTGTCCTCTGTCCAAGCCCTCTGCACTCCAACTAGCCCCTCCACACTTTGTCTGGTCCCCTTGCACCCCAACCAACCCCTTTGCACCCTGTCTACCCCCCTGCACCCCATTCCTGACCctccctgtcccattcctggcCCCCCTCCAGCCCCCTGCATCCCCCCTagcccccctgtcccccccagtGTGGGGCCATACGTGTGGATGGCCCGGCAGATCTCCTCAGCGCTGCGCCCGGCCTTGCGCAAGGTGATGGCCAAATTCTTGGCACGGTTGGCTTCCAGCAGTGTCACCTTGGTGGCCACTTTCTGCGCCGCCTTGCTCTTGGCACACACCAGGTCCAGTGCCGGGCCCTGCGCCTTGGTCTTGAACAGCTCCTCAAAGCGCTCCAGGTCCAGGTCCTGAGGAGATGAGGGGGGGTCAGAAGTGGGGGTGGGGGTGCCCACATGAGGAGGGGTCCTGGGCTCACCTCCAGCACACGCTCGTCGTCCAGCTCGCTGAACACCGTCCCGCTGATCTGGCTGGGCTTCAGCGCCGTCCAGTTGAACACAGGCAACCGGAATTTGGTCTTGATGGGCTTCTTGATCCGGATGGCTGCCAGCGGGATGGGAGCCAGCCCACCCTGAGTCACCTGATCCTGGTGTCATCAACCCCTGGGCCACCCCATCCCCGTGCTGGGGTCCCTGAATGGGTGCTCCTTGAGGACTGCAACCCCAGCACCCTGGTGCCTGCAACTcttccctgtcccttgtccctgtccctactGTTCTGTGTGCTCCCTGTCCACACAGTCCCTACACCATtcctgtccccattgtccctgCACTGTCCCAGTCCCCAtgtcctccctgtccctgtcctttcAGTGCCCAcaccctccctgtcccctgtccccatcccatggTCCCCCCTCAACCCCACATACCTGAGAGCCCGACTGTGAGGGCGATGGAGGGTGAAGCCCCGGGcagcggcggggctgggggacacTTCCCTGTGAAGCCATCAGAGGGTGAGACCCCAATACTGGGGACTGCCCAGCCTCGGGAACAGCCCAGCGCCAGAGATCTCCCTGTCTGGGAGCTCTCccacccctggggacacccagctCTGAGATGGCCCGGTTTTGGGTGCCCCGGGGGCTTCTCCTCCTCACCTGGGAGTGGGGGCGCAGGAGGCGGCAGAGGGGGAGGCGGAGGGGGCGGGGGCGGTGCAACCTCCACCGGGGGCAGGACCGGGAGACGCAGGGTCTCCTCCAAGGGCTCCACCTGCGGAGGTGGGGGCTCGACACTGGGAAGGGGGGGCGGCTCAGAACCGTAGTGCCTCCGGAAAGCTTCGTCCTTCTCCTTGATCATCCTGCGCAGCGTGTGCACCTGGTGGCTCGTGTGCTCGTAGGTCTCCTGGGGACAGCGAGCGTCAGCCCAGAGGGGTCGGGACCCTTCCTGACTCCCTACAGCCCCTACAGCCCCTCCAGCACACCTTGACCACCTCCAGCTCTTTCTCtcgctgcagcagctgcttctccagctctgccacccGCATCATGTTCTCGTTCTCCAGGTCCAGCAGCTTCTCCGTTAGCTGGGGAGCAGGACACGGCTGTGACGGCAGCTCAGGGACCCCCCTGCTGGCACCACTGATTTCCCCAGGACCCAGCAAGGAACATCCCTGCATCTCCCTGCGCTCACATACGTGGGACAggtgctcctccagctcctccacctTCTCCAGGGCCACATTCTTGGTCTCGGCATCCTCCAGCAGCCCCCCAACATCGAAGACATTGTCCAGGTACGCCTGGATCTGCACCTGCAGCTTCTCACTCTCTGTGTGCCTCGACTTCTGTGGGCATGAAGGCAGCGTCAAGGATGAGGGGGCCCCCCAGCGCAGTTCCCCTGACCCTCGACCCCCCCCCATACCTGCAGGAACTCCTCCAGCCCCAGTTTGGTGAACTCGTACTGGAGATGGACACGGAAGTTCATGTCCTCCACCGAGTGCACCACGATGTTGATGAACTGCATGCAGGCCACCTGCAAGCAGGGCTGGCATCACCAGGAGTTCTCCTGCCCCCCAGAGAGCCTCCCCCTCGCCCAGGACTGGGTGTCCCACCATGAAGTCAATGCTGCTGTCCTCGTTGCGGAAGTATTCCATCAGCCGCTCAAAGCGGTGCTTCTCCTTGCACACCTGAGCAGGCAGGAATGGGGTTAACCTGGCATGGCCCCCCAGCCActgacccccccccctcccccatctCCTGGACTCAACTCCCCTAGTCCCAGTCTGGTCCTGGTGCTCCCAGATCCCCCATTCCTCATCTTCCCtggtccctccatccctgcactcCAGACTCcacatcccagcctggccctggggaccctggtgtccccatcccagccttCTCTTGGGCTTTCCCTCATCCCAGATTGGTCCCAGTTCCTCCATTCCTGGGGTCCTGGTCCCCGGTCCCAGCCTAATTCTGGTACCCCATTCCCCCATCTGAGGCTGTTCCTGTCTTCCCCTGCTCAACCCCCATCCCAGCCTGGTCCTGTTTCCCCTCATTCCCCCCATCCCAGACCAGACCTGTTCCCAGTCTCCTCATACCTCCTTGAAGTTGTCAAAGGCCGCGAGGATGATCTCGTGGCCGCCCCTCACCAGGCAGACAGCTGCCAGCAGTTCCAGCACCAGTGCCTTCATCCTGGGCACAGCATCACCATCAGCATCAGCGTCAcccccagccagccccaggaCCCCTGTCCCACCCTGCCAGACCCTCCCTTACCTCGGGTTCTTGTTATTGAGGCTCAGGGCGATCTCATTGACAGCGTGTGGGTGAGACATGACCAGGTTGAAGCCGTACTGAGGGGATGAAGAATAAACAATGTCAactgtggtggcagtggtgacaGCGTGTCCCCACCGTGGGGTGACAGTACCTGGTAGTTCATGATGGCCCGAAGACACATGATGCAGAGGTGGACATCGTCCTTCTGGCTCACCAGGCGCGAGTTCTTCAGTGCCCTGCGGCTGGGCAGTGTCCCATAGCTGCAGGATAGGGCACACGGTGAGCGTGACTGTCACTGGGGTGGGGAACCGagggacagcatggggacagcgtggggacagcATGAAGACAGCCAGGATTTTGGAGGGGCAAAGGCAGATAGAAGCGGTCGGAGGGCGACAGGGACAGAGTCTGAAGACGTGGAGCAAAGCCACCATGAGCACTGGGCTGGCCCCAGACAGCCGGTACTTACCCGGCGGGTGGGCGGGCGGCGAGGTGGGCAcggaggagagagagagagagcacagccagagagggggaccccagccctggaagcagAGACGGGGTACATTaccccagggcaggggggcagagccagagcagggGTGAGTGGAGCCACGGGGCACAGAGGACAGGCAGGATGGCAATGGCGAgacagtgacagcagtgccagggccgGCGGGACGGGCACGGCGCgtgaggcagagcaggatggCGCGTGTGTGGCGCGTGCCATGGCACAGCCACACCGAGGGCGAGGCACAGCCTGAGCTCCAGGTGCTGCATTTGTGCTGTGCAGGTGATGTGCGTGGCACGGGACAGAGCGGTGAGTGGCACCAAGCACGACGGCACGAGGCACAGCAGGATGGTGCTTGGCACGATGCACACCACAGCGCACAGCGCAGCAGGAGCAAGTGGCAGCGCTGTGACCGGCCAGAGCCCTGAAGCAGGACGTACCCCCACGGCAGGACGTCCCCCCACAGTGGGACATCCCCCTGGGCACGTACCGTAGAGCGGTCTGGCGGGCAGAGCgggccaggctgctggcaaaGGGGGCGGGCAGGGCGCTGGGGTGCTGCAGATCCTCGAtggacctgctccaggcacGCAGCTTCTCCAGTGCACCATCCTCACCGCCTTCCAGGCCCTCAAAATCCAACCTGGTGGGGGGACACGCGCGCAGCAGGGGGCACACTGCTTTGGTGGGGGGCACATGGCTCTGGCAGGGGGCACATGGCTCTGGCAGAGGCAAACGGCTCTGGCGGGGGGCACACGGTTCCAGCACAGATGCAAGCGCTGAGGCAGGTGGAGTGGGTGGTTGCAGGGTGGGGAGAGGCACGAGGGTGGCTCTTGAAtccccagagcaggcaggaaggGTCTGAAAATCCCGCGTCCCTCAGAACCCCGTTGCAGACAGGACCCTGCCTTAGGGATGATAAGGACTGAGCAGTATCAGGCGTCGGCAGCAAGGAGCTGCCACAGCCACCAGGAACTTCAACACTCCCCAAGGACTCCCTGAGTCCCCCCGAGCCCCAGGGACGCCCCCGAGCCCACTCACATGACGGCGCACTGAGCGAAGGACAGGTAGTTCAccagcacatccagcccctTGTTCTCATCATTGAGGAACTCCCGCACCCACCTGCAGCACCAAGCACCCATCAGAACCTGCAGGAGTCAGGGATCCCCCCAGCACAACCCCTTCCACCATGGAGAcccctgtcctggcacaggg is from Cinclus cinclus chromosome 30, bCinCin1.1, whole genome shotgun sequence and encodes:
- the FMNL3 gene encoding formin-like protein 3 isoform X2, which produces MGNVESADGEALPRAPGTPASPGGAGLFAPGKMPMPEPCELEERFALVLSSMNLPPDKARLLRQYDNEKKWDLICDQERFQVKSPPHAYIQKLRSFLEPGVTRKKFRRRVQESTKVLRELEISLRTNHIGWVREFLNDENKGLDVLVNYLSFAQCAVMLDFEGLEGGEDGALEKLRAWSRSIEDLQHPSALPAPFASSLARSARQTALRYGTLPSRRALKNSRLVSQKDDVHLCIMCLRAIMNYQYGFNLVMSHPHAVNEIALSLNNKNPRMKALVLELLAAVCLVRGGHEIILAAFDNFKEVCKEKHRFERLMEYFRNEDSSIDFMVACMQFINIVVHSVEDMNFRVHLQYEFTKLGLEEFLQKSRHTESEKLQVQIQAYLDNVFDVGGLLEDAETKNVALEKVEELEEHLSHLTEKLLDLENENMMRVAELEKQLLQREKELEVVKETYEHTSHQVHTLRRMIKEKDEAFRRHYGSEPPPLPSVEPPPPQVEPLEETLRLPVLPPVEVAPPPPPPPPPLPPPAPPLPGKCPPAPPLPGASPSIALTVGLSAIRIKKPIKTKFRLPVFNWTALKPSQISGTVFSELDDERVLEDLDLERFEELFKTKAQGPALDLVCAKSKAAQKVATKVTLLEANRAKNLAITLRKAGRSAEEICRAIHTFDLATLPVDFVECLMRFLPTEAEAKALRQYERERKPLEELADEDRFMLQFSKVERLPQRMAIMAFLGNFAENIQMLTPQLNAIIAASASVKSSQKLKHMLEIILALGNYMNSSKRGAVYGFKLQSLDLLLDTKSTDRKMTLLHFIALTVREKYPELATFWQELHFVEKAAAVSLENVLLDVKELGRGMELLRRECGQHESAVLRGFLGGSEGQLERLQRDARTAEDAYNTVVRYFGESPKTTPPSVFFPVFVRFIHSYKDAEQENETRKKQEEVMREKLLAQEAKKQEKRNKWQQQELIAELRRRQAKDHRPMYEGKDGTIEDIITALKSVPFTARTAKRGSRFFCDPSHHDESSC
- the FMNL3 gene encoding formin-like protein 3 isoform X4 → MPMPEPCELEERFALVLSSMNLPPDKARLLRQYDNEKKWDLICDQERFQVKSPPHAYIQKLRSFLEPGVTRKKFRRRVQESTKVLRELEISLRTNHIGWVREFLNDENKGLDVLVNYLSFAQCAVMLDFEGLEGGEDGALEKLRAWSRSIEDLQHPSALPAPFASSLARSARQTALRAGVPLSGCALSLSPPCPPRRPPTRRLWDTAQPQGTEELAPGEPEGRCPPLHHVSSGHHELPGTVTPRWGHAVTTATTVDIVYSSSPQYGFNLVMSHPHAVNEIALSLNNKNPRMKALVLELLAAVCLVRGGHEIILAAFDNFKEVCKEKHRFERLMEYFRNEDSSIDFMVACMQFINIVVHSVEDMNFRVHLQYEFTKLGLEEFLQKSRHTESEKLQVQIQAYLDNVFDVGGLLEDAETKNVALEKVEELEEHLSHLTEKLLDLENENMMRVAELEKQLLQREKELEVVKETYEHTSHQVHTLRRMIKEKDEAFRRHYGSEPPPLPSVEPPPPQVEPLEETLRLPVLPPVEVAPPPPPPPPPLPPPAPPLPGKCPPAPPLPGASPSIALTVGLSAIRIKKPIKTKFRLPVFNWTALKPSQISGTVFSELDDERVLEDLDLERFEELFKTKAQGPALDLVCAKSKAAQKVATKVTLLEANRAKNLAITLRKAGRSAEEICRAIHTFDLATLPVDFVECLMRFLPTEAEAKALRQYERERKPLEELADEDRFMLQFSKVERLPQRMAIMAFLGNFAENIQMLTPQLNAIIAASASVKSSQKLKHMLELLDTKSTDRKMTLLHFIALTVREKYPELATFWQELHFVEKAAAVSLENVLLDVKELGRGMELLRRECGQHESAVLRGFLGGSEGQLERLQRDARTAEDAYNTVVRYFGESPKTTPPSVFFPVFVRFIHSYKDAEQENETRKKQEEVMREKLLAQEAKKQEKRNKWQQQELIAELRRRQAKDHRPMYEGKDGTIEDIITALKSVPFTARTAKRGSRFFCDPSHHDESSC
- the FMNL3 gene encoding formin-like protein 3 isoform X3, which translates into the protein MPMPEPCELEERFALVLSSMNLPPDKARLLRQYDNEKKWDLICDQERFQVKSPPHAYIQKLRSFLEPGVTRKKFRRRVQESTKVLRELEISLRTNHIGWVREFLNDENKGLDVLVNYLSFAQCAVMLDFEGLEGGEDGALEKLRAWSRSIEDLQHPSALPAPFASSLARSARQTALRAGVPLSGCALSLSPPCPPRRPPTRRLWDTAQPQGTEELAPGEPEGRCPPLHHVSSGHHELPGTVTPRWGHAVTTATTVDIVYSSSPQYGFNLVMSHPHAVNEIALSLNNKNPRMKALVLELLAAVCLVRGGHEIILAAFDNFKEVCKEKHRFERLMEYFRNEDSSIDFMVACMQFINIVVHSVEDMNFRVHLQYEFTKLGLEEFLQKSRHTESEKLQVQIQAYLDNVFDVGGLLEDAETKNVALEKVEELEEHLSHLTEKLLDLENENMMRVAELEKQLLQREKELEVVKETYEHTSHQVHTLRRMIKEKDEAFRRHYGSEPPPLPSVEPPPPQVEPLEETLRLPVLPPVEVAPPPPPPPPPLPPPAPPLPGKCPPAPPLPGASPSIALTVGLSAIRIKKPIKTKFRLPVFNWTALKPSQISGTVFSELDDERVLEDLDLERFEELFKTKAQGPALDLVCAKSKAAQKVATKVTLLEANRAKNLAITLRKAGRSAEEICRAIHTFDLATLPVDFVECLMRFLPTEAEAKALRQYERERKPLEELADEDRFMLQFSKVERLPQRMAIMAFLGNFAENIQMLTPQLNAIIAASASVKSSQKLKHMLEIILALGNYMNSSKRGAVYGFKLQSLDLLLDTKSTDRKMTLLHFIALTVREKYPELATFWQELHFVEKAAAVSLENVLLDVKELGRGMELLRRECGQHESAVLRGFLGGSEGQLERLQRDARTAEDAYNTVVRYFGESPKTTPPSVFFPVFVRFIHSYKDAEQENETRKKQEEVMREKLLAQEAKKQEKRNKWQQQELIAELRRRQAKDHRPMYEGKDGTIEDIITARRWIRL
- the FMNL3 gene encoding formin-like protein 3 isoform X1 produces the protein MPMPEPCELEERFALVLSSMNLPPDKARLLRQYDNEKKWDLICDQERFQVKSPPHAYIQKLRSFLEPGVTRKKFRRRVQESTKVLRELEISLRTNHIGWVREFLNDENKGLDVLVNYLSFAQCAVMLDFEGLEGGEDGALEKLRAWSRSIEDLQHPSALPAPFASSLARSARQTALRAGVPLSGCALSLSPPCPPRRPPTRRLWDTAQPQGTEELAPGEPEGRCPPLHHVSSGHHELPGTVTPRWGHAVTTATTVDIVYSSSPQYGFNLVMSHPHAVNEIALSLNNKNPRMKALVLELLAAVCLVRGGHEIILAAFDNFKEVCKEKHRFERLMEYFRNEDSSIDFMVACMQFINIVVHSVEDMNFRVHLQYEFTKLGLEEFLQKSRHTESEKLQVQIQAYLDNVFDVGGLLEDAETKNVALEKVEELEEHLSHLTEKLLDLENENMMRVAELEKQLLQREKELEVVKETYEHTSHQVHTLRRMIKEKDEAFRRHYGSEPPPLPSVEPPPPQVEPLEETLRLPVLPPVEVAPPPPPPPPPLPPPAPPLPGKCPPAPPLPGASPSIALTVGLSAIRIKKPIKTKFRLPVFNWTALKPSQISGTVFSELDDERVLEDLDLERFEELFKTKAQGPALDLVCAKSKAAQKVATKVTLLEANRAKNLAITLRKAGRSAEEICRAIHTFDLATLPVDFVECLMRFLPTEAEAKALRQYERERKPLEELADEDRFMLQFSKVERLPQRMAIMAFLGNFAENIQMLTPQLNAIIAASASVKSSQKLKHMLEIILALGNYMNSSKRGAVYGFKLQSLDLLLDTKSTDRKMTLLHFIALTVREKYPELATFWQELHFVEKAAAVSLENVLLDVKELGRGMELLRRECGQHESAVLRGFLGGSEGQLERLQRDARTAEDAYNTVVRYFGESPKTTPPSVFFPVFVRFIHSYKDAEQENETRKKQEEVMREKLLAQEAKKQEKRNKWQQQELIAELRRRQAKDHRPMYEGKDGTIEDIITALKSVPFTARTAKRGSRFFCDPSHHDESSC